The candidate division KSB1 bacterium region ACTTCCCCGGGCGCGTCCAGCAAGGGCCCTGCCCATTCATACAGTGACGTGAGCAACTCCTCAACTGGAGCCGAGCCGGTCGCCATCCCTGAAACCGCCTCGATTCCGAATCCAAAAAGCAGGCCATTCCCGCTGCCAAATTCCAGGATCGCACCCGGGCCGTTCGGTGTTCGACTGTAGCGCCCCACCAGCCGAGAATCTCCGGTCGGCGTCAACGCGCTCACTTGCCGCTGATTTGCCGCCCCGCGCGAACCGGTAATCAGATACCAGGCTCCGATCGGCAGCGGCGTGTCCCAAACCGTCACCGCATTGCTCAACAGACTGTCGGTCGTAATCTCCACTCCCAACACCCGGGTCGCAAAATCACTCCCCGCCAAATCGTCAACGATATTCTGCCCGGAAAGCACGACCTTGTTACCCGCGGTCATGAACTGCTCAAGACGATCCTGGTCCTCCTCCGTGATAATCGAGCCGGACTGGTTGCCCGAGAGCCAGACCACCATTCCTGTCAACGGAAAGAACTCCGGACCGACTGCATGATCCCCCGTCGGCTCCACACGCTCGAACACACGCCCTTGCGCCCGGATCGCATCCACCACGAAGTGCTCGACATTCGTATTCGGGTCATCGCTCACAATCAGGATATGCGGTCGGCCGATCGTGAACTCGAAGGCGTGATCAAACGTCACCGCCCCGCCATTCGCCGTGATGTGAATGGTTAGCTCCAGCCACCGATCCGCTCCGCCCGGCGCGATCTGCAACAACACTGTGGCCAGCGCTTGCTGCGCCCCGGCCGGCAACACGGGAATCGTCTGGCTGCCGTTCACAATGGTCACGCTCTCGTCGGCCGTCATGACCTGCACGTCCACGTTCTCCGCCGGCGGCGGATAGAGCGGCGCGGCATTCGCCAGCGTGAAATTCAGCGCAACCGTTTCCCCCTGCTCCATATACCGGTTGCCGTTGCCGATACTGCCGCCGCTGCCGTCCGCCACGTAACTCAGCTCCCGGATCTCAAACTGCGGCCGGTCGCCGGGACCAATGCCGTGAATCCCAAATGAATTGTAGATCAGCGTGCTGTGCGGCGTTCCATTGGCGAGATTCCCATCGTCGTCGTCCGTCTCCAGCACCGAAATCAAATAGTCCAGAAACGTCTCCGCAAGCCCGTAACGCGCGAAATGCGCCAGCGCATCCGTAAACTCCAATCCCATCGCCGCCCGGATTCGCCATAGCGCGCCCGACACAAACCGGCTGTCCGCGTGCACCTCGCCCTGCCAATTCTGCGGAAAAACGAGATCATTCTCCAAGTCCCGAAACGCGCTGTATGGGTTATTCGGCAGCAGATATTCGCCCATCAAGGGATCGCCGTTGATCGAACAGGCGATATAGTCCGACCACGCTTCGTTCAACGCGCCCGGCTGATCGATGTACGGCAGCATTCCGTCCGGGTAGATTCCGTCCGTCACCCCGTGCGTATATTCATGATAGATCACGTCGCTGAACATTGCGAAATTCTGATAAGTGCTCCCCGAACCGTAATACGTCCCGTAACCGTTCCAAAACGCGTTGTCGTATCCACTGCCCACATTCGCCACCGCCGGCATGGGGTAGTCCAAAGCGTCAAACGCCGAATCAAGCACCTTGTACCAGTCGTGAATCAGGGTCGTGTGATAAAACAGGTTCAGTTCGGGCGCCGCCGCCTCACCCGTGCTCCACTGCAGGTTCGTCGGAGCGTACGGCGGACTCAAATTCCGGTGCAGATCTCCCGGGGGCGCGTCCTCATTCTCCGCCGCCACGTACGGTCCGTGCAGCCGGGCCGAGATCCACTCCGGACTGGGCCGGTCAATCGAGTACCCGCCGTCCATGTCCGTGATCGTGGAAGCGCTGTCAACGTAAACCGTCGAATGCGCGAATCCCGCGAATTGCACCGGACTCTGAATGTACGGCTGCCAATACGGCCCGGTCACCGTCCCGCTCACCGTCTCCTCGGCAATGCCCGGCCATTCCAGCAGGATCTCCCCGCTGACCGCGCTGACAATCCCCTCCCATCGTTCTTCCGGCAGAGTCCCGGCGATCCGCACCCAATACACCGGAATCAAGTCGCGCCGCTCGTCGTCCGGAAACCACGCCGCAGAACTCCGCTCTACCACCCAGCCCCGCTCGCCGGAGAACCGCGGGAATTGCTCCGCACAACTTGCCATATCCAACAGGTGTTTGTCGCGAACCGGAAAACTGGCATGTGAGCGCAACCCCCAGCGCATGATTTCCCCGCGCTGATTCAGCGTCGCATCCGCTCGTCCGCAGATCACCGGCAGCCCGGCACGCTGCTCTCCGTAGTGAATCCGCCGTAGCGAACCGACTACCCGATCTGATGCGACGACGAACTCGGCGTCGTCGCCGCCCGCCTGCTTCAGCATCGCGATCACCGTCTCCGCGCTGCCATCCCCGGCGGCTACCGGCGTTCCGATCGCCACGACCGGCCCGTGCAACAGCGTGCTCCCCAGCAATTGCCATCCGGCAAACGGGGTCCCGGTTGGCGCATCCCGCAACTCCCACGCGTGCAACCCCTCCAGCTCACGCGTAGCCGGCCACGTCAGTCCCGTCGCAATCGCGGCACTCGTGGTCAAGAGGACTGCGGCAATCGCGCAGCTTGCGGCCGCTATCAACCTGTTTCGCATTGTCAGTTTCATCTGCGGTGTCCTGCATTCCGTCAAAAGTACGCAAACAATGACAAACGAATGTCCGTCATGTCCGCCTCAACCCGAACCCGGTGCATCGGCCCCAACCAGTCACTCGGATCGACAGGTCGGATCACGCTCCAACTGTAGAAATGATGGCGAACTTCGAATCGTGCGCCGATCCCGTTCGCCCCGGCCTTCGCTCCCACTCCGATATCCGCCACGTTTCCCACATCGTCGCTGCGCGTCAGCACGAGCCGGTCGAACGGCACGTCAATCGCCGCACCGCCGCCCGCCACCGCAAACGGAACAATGCCGCGCCAGGTGACCGGATACACCGCCAGATTCGCCAATGTCTGGAATCCCCGCTGAAATCC contains the following coding sequences:
- a CDS encoding T9SS type A sorting domain-containing protein, translating into MKLTMRNRLIAAASCAIAAVLLTTSAAIATGLTWPATRELEGLHAWELRDAPTGTPFAGWQLLGSTLLHGPVVAIGTPVAAGDGSAETVIAMLKQAGGDDAEFVVASDRVVGSLRRIHYGEQRAGLPVICGRADATLNQRGEIMRWGLRSHASFPVRDKHLLDMASCAEQFPRFSGERGWVVERSSAAWFPDDERRDLIPVYWVRIAGTLPEERWEGIVSAVSGEILLEWPGIAEETVSGTVTGPYWQPYIQSPVQFAGFAHSTVYVDSASTITDMDGGYSIDRPSPEWISARLHGPYVAAENEDAPPGDLHRNLSPPYAPTNLQWSTGEAAAPELNLFYHTTLIHDWYKVLDSAFDALDYPMPAVANVGSGYDNAFWNGYGTYYGSGSTYQNFAMFSDVIYHEYTHGVTDGIYPDGMLPYIDQPGALNEAWSDYIACSINGDPLMGEYLLPNNPYSAFRDLENDLVFPQNWQGEVHADSRFVSGALWRIRAAMGLEFTDALAHFARYGLAETFLDYLISVLETDDDDGNLANGTPHSTLIYNSFGIHGIGPGDRPQFEIRELSYVADGSGGSIGNGNRYMEQGETVALNFTLANAAPLYPPPAENVDVQVMTADESVTIVNGSQTIPVLPAGAQQALATVLLQIAPGGADRWLELTIHITANGGAVTFDHAFEFTIGRPHILIVSDDPNTNVEHFVVDAIRAQGRVFERVEPTGDHAVGPEFFPLTGMVVWLSGNQSGSIITEEDQDRLEQFMTAGNKVVLSGQNIVDDLAGSDFATRVLGVEITTDSLLSNAVTVWDTPLPIGAWYLITGSRGAANQRQVSALTPTGDSRLVGRYSRTPNGPGAILEFGSGNGLLFGFGIEAVSGMATGSAPVEELLTSLYEWAGPLLDAPGEVRRATVPEQLAVQAVYPNPFNSVTSLVYAVPERQLASLQFFDVLGRLVETHTLTGSGAYQWNPQVSSGIYFARLKSEHEVSPAVKLMLMK